One window from the genome of Echinicola vietnamensis DSM 17526 encodes:
- a CDS encoding peptide chain release factor 3 translates to MSLTKEIQRRKTFGIISHPDAGKTTLTEKLLLFGGAIKTAGAVKSNKIDTHAKSDWMEIEKQRGISVATSVMGFEYKGNKINLLDTPGHQDFAEDTYRTLTAVDSVIMVIDCVKGVEIQTEKLMEVCRMRNTPVICFINKLDREGRDPYDLLDEVEDKLNIKVRPLSWPISMGKTFKGVYNLYNKSLNLFRPSQRKLADDIMAIEDLSDSKLEDLVGDNNANQLREDVELIEGVYPEFDKGAYLRGEIAPVFFGSAVNNFGVQEMLDTFIDIAPSPKSRHAEEREVSPEEDKFSGFVFKIHANMDPNHRNRIAFLRICSGKFERNKPYKSMRAPKPLRFSNVTSFMAQDKEIIEEAFPGDIVGLYDTGNLKIGDSLSDGESLTFRGIPSFSPEIFREVINKDAMKTKQLEKGLKQLMEEGVAQLFTFDMGSRKVIGTVGQLQFEVIQFRLKNEYNATVEFAPMNLYKACWISSNDKKQLDEFVRSKNRHIAYDKEGKLVFMAESRAWLQMVQDNYPDIEFHFTSEF, encoded by the coding sequence ATGAGTTTGACCAAGGAGATTCAGAGAAGAAAAACATTTGGAATCATTTCCCACCCTGATGCAGGGAAGACTACTTTGACCGAAAAGCTGCTGCTTTTTGGTGGTGCCATCAAGACTGCCGGGGCGGTAAAGTCCAATAAAATCGACACCCATGCCAAATCCGACTGGATGGAAATTGAGAAGCAACGGGGGATATCCGTGGCGACCTCGGTGATGGGGTTTGAATACAAAGGTAATAAGATCAATTTGCTGGATACCCCGGGGCACCAGGACTTTGCGGAAGATACTTACCGAACCTTGACTGCCGTGGACAGTGTGATCATGGTGATTGACTGTGTCAAGGGGGTGGAGATCCAAACAGAAAAGTTGATGGAAGTCTGCCGTATGCGGAATACTCCGGTGATCTGTTTTATAAACAAGCTTGACCGTGAAGGGCGCGACCCGTATGACCTTCTCGATGAAGTGGAGGACAAGCTCAATATTAAAGTTCGACCACTTTCTTGGCCGATCTCCATGGGGAAAACGTTTAAAGGCGTTTATAATCTTTACAATAAATCACTGAATCTTTTTCGTCCTTCCCAGCGGAAACTTGCCGACGATATCATGGCGATCGAAGACCTGTCAGATTCCAAGTTGGAAGACCTTGTTGGGGATAATAATGCCAATCAGCTGCGGGAAGATGTGGAATTGATCGAAGGTGTGTATCCCGAGTTTGATAAGGGTGCTTATCTGCGAGGGGAGATTGCCCCCGTGTTCTTTGGGTCGGCGGTCAATAACTTTGGTGTACAGGAAATGCTGGACACCTTTATTGATATCGCTCCTTCCCCCAAAAGCAGGCATGCAGAAGAGCGTGAGGTGAGCCCGGAGGAGGATAAGTTTAGCGGATTTGTGTTCAAGATCCACGCAAATATGGATCCCAATCACCGTAACAGGATTGCTTTCTTGAGAATCTGTTCCGGGAAGTTTGAACGGAACAAGCCCTATAAGAGTATGCGGGCTCCCAAGCCTTTGCGTTTTTCCAATGTGACCTCGTTTATGGCGCAGGATAAGGAAATCATCGAGGAGGCTTTCCCGGGTGATATCGTGGGCCTCTATGATACGGGTAACCTGAAGATCGGTGATTCCCTTTCTGATGGAGAAAGCCTGACCTTTAGGGGAATTCCCAGTTTTTCGCCGGAGATTTTCAGGGAGGTGATCAATAAGGATGCGATGAAGACCAAGCAGCTGGAGAAAGGCTTGAAGCAATTAATGGAAGAAGGGGTTGCCCAGCTGTTTACCTTTGACATGGGATCCCGAAAGGTCATTGGGACGGTTGGTCAGCTGCAGTTTGAAGTGATCCAGTTCCGCTTAAAAAATGAATACAATGCTACTGTGGAGTTTGCTCCAATGAACCTGTATAAGGCGTGTTGGATCAGCAGCAATGACAAGAAGCAGCTGGATGAGTTTGTCCGGTCTAAAAACCGTCACATTGCCTATGATAAAGAAGGTAAGTTGGTGTTTATGGCGGAGTCCAGGGCTTGGCTACAAATGGTGCAGGACAATTATCCTGACATTGAGTTCCATTTTACTTCTGAATTTTAA
- the rocD gene encoding ornithine--oxo-acid transaminase yields the protein MMQPITSSQQAIELENKHGAHNYHPLPVVLSRGEGVFMWDVEGEKYYDFLSSYSAVNQGHCHPRILQTLIDQAGTLTLTSRAFHNDVLGPFEKFLTEYFGYDKVLPMNTGAEGVETAIKIARKWGYEKKGIPENEGTIIVAKNNFHGRTTTVISFSNDETARKNFGPYTPGFVTIPHDDIDALKDVLSQSKNIIGYLVEPIQGEAGVYVPKEGYLKEVAAVCKDHGVLFMADEIQTGIARTGKLLACDHEGVKPDMLILGKAISGGFYPVSAVLADDHIMEVIQPGQHGSTFGGNPLGAKVAMTALNVVKDEKLAENADKLGKLFRERIQQLVDKSDLVELVRGKGLLNAIVINDTEDSDTAWRLCLALKENGLLAKPTHGNIIRFAPPLVITEEQLHDCCDIIEKTIQNFKK from the coding sequence ATGATGCAACCAATAACCTCAAGTCAACAAGCCATTGAGTTGGAAAACAAGCATGGTGCCCATAACTATCATCCACTGCCTGTCGTCCTGTCCAGGGGAGAAGGCGTTTTTATGTGGGATGTGGAAGGTGAAAAATATTATGATTTTCTTTCATCTTATTCTGCCGTAAACCAAGGCCACTGCCATCCGCGGATCCTTCAGACCCTTATCGACCAAGCCGGAACCCTTACCCTTACCTCAAGGGCTTTTCATAACGATGTCCTCGGCCCATTCGAGAAATTCCTCACCGAATATTTTGGCTATGACAAGGTCTTGCCCATGAACACCGGGGCAGAAGGTGTCGAAACAGCGATCAAAATTGCCCGGAAATGGGGCTATGAAAAAAAGGGAATCCCTGAAAACGAAGGCACCATCATCGTGGCCAAAAACAATTTTCACGGGAGGACCACTACTGTCATCTCTTTCTCTAATGACGAGACTGCACGCAAGAACTTTGGCCCGTACACGCCAGGGTTTGTCACCATTCCCCACGACGACATCGATGCCCTTAAGGATGTACTAAGCCAGTCCAAAAACATCATCGGATATCTGGTCGAGCCTATTCAAGGGGAAGCGGGCGTATATGTCCCCAAAGAAGGCTACCTTAAGGAAGTAGCTGCTGTCTGTAAAGATCACGGAGTACTTTTCATGGCAGACGAAATCCAAACAGGGATCGCCCGAACCGGCAAATTACTCGCCTGTGATCACGAAGGGGTGAAGCCAGACATGCTCATTCTTGGAAAAGCCATCTCCGGTGGATTCTATCCCGTCTCGGCAGTCTTGGCGGACGACCATATCATGGAAGTTATCCAACCCGGCCAGCACGGCTCCACTTTCGGAGGCAATCCACTTGGTGCCAAGGTCGCCATGACCGCCCTGAACGTGGTCAAGGATGAAAAGCTGGCCGAAAATGCCGATAAACTCGGCAAGCTCTTCCGGGAGCGCATACAACAACTGGTGGACAAGTCCGACTTGGTGGAACTCGTGCGCGGCAAGGGACTGCTGAATGCCATTGTCATCAACGACACCGAGGACAGCGACACTGCTTGGAGGCTCTGCCTGGCCCTGAAAGAAAATGGCCTACTGGCCAAACCTACCCATGGCAATATTATCCGTTTTGCTCCACCCCTGGTCATTACCGAAGAACAGCTGCACGACTGCTGCGACATTATCGAAAAGACCATTCAAAACTTTAAAAAGTAA
- the rpmG gene encoding 50S ribosomal protein L33 produces the protein MAKKGNRVQVILECTEHKSSGVPGTSRYITTKNRKNTTERLELKKYNPILKKVTVHKEIK, from the coding sequence ATGGCTAAGAAAGGTAACAGAGTTCAAGTGATTTTGGAATGTACAGAGCACAAGAGCAGTGGTGTTCCAGGCACTTCAAGATATATCACGACTAAAAACCGTAAAAATACTACGGAGCGATTGGAGCTTAAAAAGTACAATCCAATCCTTAAGAAAGTAACGGTTCATAAAGAAATTAAATAA
- a CDS encoding sensor histidine kinase — protein MRNKFQDLATLDLYQNRGKVKWIIFIASLIISIGSIYYTNTLVSELKEREKKQITLYANAMEYVANNSDNLTFIHQGIIQENHNIPVIVADAFGKPSGEYRNITFKKNATEADIEEKLRSEVLRMKMDYEPIQILDNQYLYYTNSELLTRLKYYPYVQLSVILVFGVLAFAVFNQSKIAEQNRVWAGLTKETAHQLGTPIASLMAWIDYLKNSPVWDENKEVIVELDKDVSKLRMVTERFSNIGSAPVIKQENVYSVIEEAVNYLRPRISSKVSIDLSSHAEDVDAMMNRSLFEWVVENICKNAVDAMKGQGQIAINIVKESEQFVHVDIADTGKGIDKSMFKRVFNPGFTTRQRGWGLGLTLAKRIIEGYHKGRIFVHQSELGKGTTFRIVLRGANESSSEFKVDRDPFLD, from the coding sequence ATGAGGAATAAATTTCAAGATCTGGCTACGCTGGACTTATATCAAAATAGGGGCAAGGTAAAATGGATCATCTTTATCGCTTCTTTGATCATTAGTATTGGCTCTATCTACTATACCAATACCTTGGTCAGTGAGCTTAAGGAGCGGGAAAAAAAGCAGATTACACTCTATGCCAATGCCATGGAGTATGTGGCCAATAATTCTGACAACCTTACTTTTATCCATCAAGGCATCATCCAGGAAAACCATAATATTCCCGTAATCGTAGCCGATGCTTTTGGGAAGCCATCAGGGGAGTACAGGAACATTACGTTTAAGAAAAATGCCACGGAAGCCGATATAGAGGAAAAGCTTCGGTCGGAGGTGCTGCGGATGAAGATGGACTATGAGCCTATTCAGATTCTGGACAATCAGTACCTGTATTACACCAATTCGGAATTGCTGACGCGGCTAAAGTACTACCCTTATGTGCAGCTTTCAGTGATTTTGGTCTTTGGCGTATTGGCCTTTGCGGTGTTTAACCAGTCCAAGATTGCCGAGCAAAACCGTGTCTGGGCAGGACTTACCAAGGAAACCGCCCACCAGTTAGGAACCCCCATTGCCTCGTTGATGGCATGGATCGATTATTTGAAAAATTCTCCTGTTTGGGACGAAAACAAAGAAGTCATCGTGGAACTGGATAAAGATGTGTCCAAGCTGCGGATGGTTACCGAGCGGTTTAGCAATATTGGCAGTGCTCCCGTGATCAAGCAGGAAAATGTCTATTCTGTCATTGAAGAGGCAGTGAATTACCTAAGGCCCAGGATATCCAGCAAAGTGAGCATCGACCTGAGCAGCCATGCCGAGGATGTGGATGCGATGATGAACAGGTCGCTTTTCGAATGGGTAGTGGAAAATATATGCAAAAATGCTGTGGATGCGATGAAGGGGCAAGGGCAGATAGCCATTAATATCGTAAAGGAAAGTGAGCAGTTTGTCCATGTGGACATAGCAGACACGGGTAAAGGCATTGACAAAAGTATGTTTAAGCGCGTGTTTAACCCCGGTTTTACCACCAGGCAACGTGGTTGGGGATTGGGATTGACGCTCGCCAAGCGGATCATCGAAGGATATCATAAGGGAAGGATTTTTGTTCATCAATCCGAGCTCGGAAAGGGCACGACTTTTCGGATAGTCCTGAGAGGGGCCAATGAAAGCTCTTCAGAGTTTAAAGTGGACCGTGATCCTTTTCTTGACTGA
- a CDS encoding ammonium transporter, producing MKWSFNDLAQVSTDALAQGADLSADITQNLLTTNNVWMMLSTALVFIMHLGFAGVEAGFGQAKNTVNILFKNTVTPIIGIVSYAICGFFLMYPGFDVPGWFGFDGAGWSMFWFAPENADVTAGYADGGYTYWTDFLFQAMFAATAATIVSGAIAERVKLWAYLLFTVIYVGIVYPIIGSWKWGGGMLDSWGFYDFAGSTLVHSVGGWGALAGVILVGPRIGKYVNGKTVDKPGASVPLAVIGVFLLWLGWFGFNGGSVLSADPALVSFVLVTTSLAACAGGLGGFLAGYFVFKRLDLGMVLNGILAGLVGITAGADVINPGPALIVGFIAGILVVMSAVILDKMRLDDVVGAVSVHLTCGIWGTLAVGIFSTNPDHSFLTQLTGVIICGITAFICAFVIFYVLKVTVGIRVSEEHEKTGLDSHEHGIRGYTIVYDE from the coding sequence ATGAAATGGAGTTTTAATGACCTAGCTCAAGTAAGTACCGATGCGCTCGCACAAGGCGCTGATTTATCAGCTGACATCACCCAAAACTTACTCACTACTAACAACGTGTGGATGATGTTATCCACAGCACTCGTATTTATCATGCACCTGGGATTTGCAGGTGTGGAAGCCGGTTTTGGACAAGCCAAAAACACGGTAAACATTCTTTTCAAGAATACAGTAACGCCCATTATCGGGATCGTTAGTTACGCGATTTGCGGATTTTTCTTGATGTACCCTGGATTTGACGTTCCGGGATGGTTCGGCTTTGACGGTGCCGGCTGGAGCATGTTCTGGTTTGCACCTGAAAATGCAGATGTTACTGCCGGATATGCTGACGGCGGCTATACTTATTGGACAGACTTCCTGTTCCAGGCCATGTTTGCTGCCACCGCAGCTACAATCGTATCAGGAGCCATTGCCGAAAGGGTAAAACTATGGGCCTACCTGCTTTTTACGGTCATCTATGTAGGAATCGTATATCCTATCATCGGTAGCTGGAAATGGGGCGGAGGCATGCTCGACAGCTGGGGATTCTACGATTTTGCAGGATCTACGCTCGTGCACTCTGTAGGCGGCTGGGGAGCCCTTGCAGGTGTTATCCTAGTAGGACCGCGTATTGGTAAATATGTAAACGGCAAAACCGTAGACAAGCCTGGCGCCAGTGTACCATTGGCCGTAATCGGTGTCTTCTTGCTTTGGTTAGGCTGGTTTGGCTTTAACGGTGGATCCGTACTTTCTGCCGACCCTGCTTTGGTTTCCTTTGTACTGGTAACCACTTCTCTGGCGGCGTGTGCCGGAGGCTTGGGTGGATTCCTAGCCGGATACTTTGTATTTAAGCGTCTTGATTTGGGCATGGTCCTAAACGGTATCCTTGCCGGACTGGTAGGCATTACAGCTGGTGCTGACGTCATCAACCCAGGTCCTGCCTTGATAGTAGGATTCATCGCCGGCATACTCGTCGTCATGTCAGCCGTAATCCTTGACAAAATGCGACTTGACGATGTGGTCGGTGCCGTTTCTGTCCACCTCACTTGTGGTATCTGGGGAACACTTGCCGTAGGCATCTTCTCCACCAACCCTGACCACAGCTTCTTGACACAGCTCACCGGCGTAATCATTTGCGGCATCACCGCCTTCATCTGTGCCTTTGTCATCTTCTATGTACTGAAAGTAACCGTTGGTATCCGAGTATCTGAAGAACACGAAAAAACCGGACTGGATTCCCACGAACACGGTATCAGAGGCTACACGATCGTGTACGACGAATAA
- a CDS encoding DUF4295 domain-containing protein: MAKKVVATLKKEGGVTYAKVIKAVKSEKTGAYTFREEMVPTTEVKDTLAK; encoded by the coding sequence ATGGCTAAGAAAGTAGTAGCAACCCTGAAAAAAGAAGGTGGTGTAACTTACGCTAAGGTGATCAAAGCGGTGAAATCCGAAAAGACCGGTGCGTACACTTTCAGAGAAGAAATGGTACCTACCACTGAGGTGAAGGATACCCTTGCAAAATAA
- a CDS encoding porin, with protein sequence MKKLQLLIVLLCLGSLTSVMAQDLSKVSISGSVDAYYRANFNAPNKALPDGSFVAPATSFANRPGFALGMANVITAYEGEKIGFVADLVFGPRGTDAVFNSMGSSNIVNQLYMYWNVSDAVTFTFGNFNTFLGYEVISPAANFNYSTSYMFSYGPFSHTGLKADIALSDNWSLMAAVMNPTDYTEFNWAGTYTGGLQLGYENDNGGTWLNLLYGDQDGKLDEDYPLTMGQASGGSTFQIDLTTGYDVSEMVYLGLNATYNTTAAGESFNGTDIVDDDGDGSGFYGVAGYVQASTSDRFSLGLRGEYFNVFNNGLDGVVGVDTDGDGSVFAVTLSGNYKIVENFTLIPEVRLDSMSEEDYFVNNELAGSKSLSSFLLAAVFSF encoded by the coding sequence ATGAAAAAACTTCAACTACTAATTGTATTGCTATGCCTAGGTTCATTGACCTCAGTAATGGCACAAGACCTATCAAAAGTCAGCATCTCCGGATCAGTAGATGCTTATTACAGGGCCAATTTCAACGCCCCAAACAAAGCTTTACCTGACGGCTCCTTTGTTGCTCCGGCTACTTCATTTGCCAATAGACCTGGGTTTGCATTGGGCATGGCCAATGTCATCACTGCTTATGAAGGCGAAAAAATAGGTTTTGTGGCCGATTTGGTTTTCGGACCTAGGGGTACAGACGCAGTCTTCAATTCCATGGGAAGTTCCAATATCGTAAACCAATTGTATATGTATTGGAATGTCAGTGATGCCGTTACCTTTACTTTCGGTAACTTCAACACCTTCCTTGGATATGAAGTCATTTCACCTGCAGCTAACTTCAACTATTCCACTTCATACATGTTCTCCTACGGTCCTTTCTCCCACACTGGATTGAAAGCAGATATCGCCCTGAGCGATAACTGGTCACTGATGGCTGCCGTAATGAACCCTACGGACTATACAGAATTCAACTGGGCAGGCACTTACACTGGAGGCCTTCAGTTGGGTTATGAAAATGACAATGGCGGTACTTGGTTAAACTTGCTCTATGGCGACCAAGACGGAAAACTGGATGAAGATTACCCACTTACCATGGGCCAAGCATCAGGAGGAAGCACGTTCCAAATTGACTTGACCACGGGCTATGACGTTTCCGAAATGGTTTATCTTGGCCTTAACGCCACATATAACACTACTGCCGCCGGAGAAAGCTTTAACGGTACCGATATCGTGGACGATGACGGTGATGGTTCTGGATTCTATGGTGTTGCCGGCTATGTACAAGCCTCCACTTCTGATAGATTCTCCCTAGGACTACGTGGTGAATATTTTAATGTATTCAACAATGGCCTGGACGGTGTAGTCGGTGTTGACACCGATGGAGACGGCAGCGTTTTTGCCGTAACCCTTTCAGGCAACTATAAAATCGTAGAAAACTTTACCCTTATTCCAGAAGTAAGACTGGACTCCATGTCAGAAGAAGACTACTTTGTAAACAATGAACTTGCAGGTTCTAAAAGCTTGTCTTCATTCTTACTAGCAGCCGTATTCTCTTTCTAA
- the ftsY gene encoding signal recognition particle-docking protein FtsY: MGIFGFFSKDKKESLDKGLEKTSENLFSKLGKAVIGKSKVDDEVLDELEEILITSDVGVDTTIKVIQRIEERVARDKYVNTTELDKILRQEIVGLLEESNEVDLSNFELPKDKKPYVIMVVGVNGVGKTTTIGKLAHQFKNAGKSVVLGAADTFRAAAVDQLILWGERVDVPVVSHGMNADPASVAFDTVKKGVDMGADVVIVDTAGRLHTKVNLMNELSKIKRVMQKFIDDAPHEILLVLDGSTGQNAFIQAKEFTKATEINALAITKLDGTAKGGVVIGISDQFKIPVKYIGVGEKVTDLQIFNRTEFVDSLFKKKL, translated from the coding sequence ATGGGAATTTTTGGATTTTTTTCTAAAGACAAAAAAGAAAGCCTCGACAAAGGGCTTGAAAAAACCAGCGAAAACCTCTTCTCCAAGCTTGGTAAGGCTGTCATTGGCAAGTCCAAGGTGGATGATGAAGTATTGGACGAGCTGGAGGAAATTTTGATTACTTCTGACGTGGGGGTGGACACGACGATCAAAGTGATCCAGCGCATCGAGGAGCGCGTGGCCCGAGATAAATATGTCAATACGACAGAATTGGATAAAATCCTTCGTCAGGAGATCGTCGGGCTCTTGGAAGAGAGCAACGAAGTGGACCTGTCCAATTTTGAGCTGCCCAAGGACAAAAAGCCCTATGTCATCATGGTGGTCGGCGTCAATGGCGTGGGCAAGACCACCACCATTGGTAAACTGGCCCATCAGTTTAAAAATGCCGGCAAATCGGTGGTCCTTGGAGCGGCGGATACTTTTCGAGCTGCTGCAGTGGATCAGCTGATCCTGTGGGGAGAGCGTGTGGACGTACCGGTGGTGTCCCATGGCATGAATGCAGACCCAGCATCTGTGGCCTTTGATACCGTAAAAAAAGGCGTGGACATGGGAGCCGATGTGGTGATCGTGGATACTGCTGGCCGACTGCATACCAAGGTCAACCTGATGAATGAGCTGAGCAAGATCAAGCGGGTGATGCAGAAGTTTATCGACGATGCACCGCATGAGATTTTGCTGGTTTTGGACGGCTCGACTGGCCAAAATGCCTTTATCCAAGCCAAAGAATTTACCAAAGCTACCGAAATCAATGCCTTGGCCATTACCAAACTGGACGGAACAGCAAAAGGTGGTGTGGTCATTGGAATTTCTGATCAGTTTAAGATTCCGGTGAAGTATATTGGCGTCGGCGAAAAAGTAACGGACCTGCAGATTTTTAACAGGACGGAGTTCGTAGATTCGCTGTTTAAGAAGAAGTTGTAG
- the rpmB gene encoding 50S ribosomal protein L28, with amino-acid sequence MAKVCDITGKRPRVGNNVSHANNKTKRKFYPNLHKKSFYVPEEDAWITLKVSSKALRTINKKGISAVLKEAQAEGHIIIK; translated from the coding sequence ATGGCAAAAGTTTGTGACATCACCGGTAAAAGACCTCGAGTAGGTAATAATGTATCGCACGCGAACAACAAGACCAAGCGTAAGTTTTATCCAAACCTGCACAAGAAGAGTTTCTATGTGCCAGAGGAAGATGCTTGGATCACGTTGAAGGTTTCTTCAAAAGCGTTGAGAACAATCAACAAAAAGGGCATCAGTGCTGTTTTGAAAGAGGCTCAAGCAGAAGGACACATTATCATTAAGTAA
- a CDS encoding RluA family pseudouridine synthase, whose product MAKQPFTVVYEDNHLLVVNKHAGVLVQGDHTGDKTLTDYCKAYIAEKYDKPGAVFLHPVHRIDRPVSGLVVFARTSKALERMMVLFKKREVHKVYWAIVKKRPKEEIGKLTHYLKKDESRNVTTAYDKEVEGSKRAELDYKRLGKLNDHWLVEVRPKTGRPHQIRVQLAAMGCPIRGDLRYGFSKPNPDASINLHAFHLIFVHPVKKEKLYLRAALPEEAFWEQYLDFEKVKAQDQHLGNTFSG is encoded by the coding sequence ATGGCAAAGCAACCGTTCACAGTAGTATATGAAGATAATCACCTTTTGGTGGTGAATAAACATGCCGGTGTCCTCGTGCAGGGAGATCACACGGGAGATAAGACGCTTACGGACTACTGCAAAGCGTATATTGCCGAAAAGTACGATAAGCCTGGAGCAGTTTTTTTGCATCCTGTCCACCGAATAGACCGACCAGTCAGCGGGTTGGTGGTTTTTGCCCGTACCTCAAAGGCACTGGAGCGAATGATGGTGCTTTTTAAAAAGCGGGAGGTTCATAAGGTGTATTGGGCCATCGTGAAAAAGCGTCCGAAAGAAGAAATCGGTAAGCTGACCCATTACCTTAAAAAGGATGAGAGCCGCAATGTGACCACTGCTTATGATAAAGAAGTGGAGGGTTCTAAACGGGCCGAGTTGGATTACAAGCGCCTTGGCAAGTTGAATGACCATTGGCTGGTCGAAGTACGCCCCAAAACCGGTCGTCCGCACCAGATCAGGGTGCAGCTGGCGGCGATGGGCTGCCCTATCCGTGGCGACCTACGGTACGGCTTCTCCAAACCCAATCCAGATGCAAGCATTAATTTACATGCCTTTCACCTGATTTTTGTCCATCCTGTCAAGAAGGAAAAGCTTTACTTAAGGGCTGCTCTGCCGGAAGAGGCATTCTGGGAGCAATACTTGGATTTTGAAAAAGTAAAAGCGCAGGATCAGCACCTTGGAAATACATTTAGTGGGTAA
- the hemB gene encoding porphobilinogen synthase: MNIRPRRNRKSAVIRGMIEETRLSTKDFIFPLFVIEGTNQKEEVASMPGIYRHSTDLLLKEVEECLTLGIKAFDLFPAYPESKKDKMATESHNPDTFYLKAINKVKTTFPEACIMTDVAMDPYSSDGHDGIVKDGNILNDETLEVLAKMAIAQANAGADILGPSDMMDGRVGFLREALDNVGHTEVSIMSYTAKYASAFYNPFRDALDSAPKAGDKKTYQMDPANLHEALIEAELDEAEGADFLMVKPALAYLDVIRLLKENTNLPIAAYNVSGEYSMIKAAHQKGWLDGERAMLESLLSIKRAGANIILSYFAKEFAKLQG, translated from the coding sequence ATGAACATAAGACCCCGCAGAAACCGGAAGTCCGCCGTCATACGAGGAATGATAGAAGAAACCCGCCTCTCCACGAAGGATTTCATCTTCCCACTCTTCGTCATCGAGGGAACCAACCAAAAGGAAGAAGTCGCCTCCATGCCTGGTATTTATCGCCATTCTACCGATCTCTTGCTTAAAGAAGTAGAAGAATGCCTAACACTTGGCATAAAAGCCTTTGACCTATTCCCGGCATATCCGGAAAGCAAAAAGGACAAGATGGCCACAGAAAGCCACAACCCGGACACTTTTTACCTCAAAGCCATCAACAAAGTAAAGACCACGTTTCCCGAGGCCTGCATCATGACCGACGTAGCCATGGACCCCTATAGCTCCGATGGCCATGACGGCATCGTAAAAGACGGCAACATCCTAAACGACGAAACCCTGGAGGTCCTTGCCAAAATGGCCATCGCACAAGCAAATGCAGGCGCCGATATCCTGGGACCTTCCGACATGATGGACGGTCGCGTAGGCTTTCTCCGTGAAGCATTGGACAATGTCGGCCATACAGAAGTCTCCATCATGTCCTATACCGCCAAATACGCCAGTGCCTTTTACAACCCCTTCCGAGACGCCTTGGACTCAGCACCAAAAGCTGGAGACAAGAAAACTTACCAAATGGATCCTGCAAACCTCCATGAAGCCTTAATAGAAGCAGAACTGGACGAAGCAGAGGGCGCTGACTTTCTGATGGTCAAACCGGCCCTGGCTTACCTTGATGTAATCAGACTCCTAAAGGAAAACACCAACCTGCCGATCGCTGCTTATAATGTAAGTGGCGAATACTCCATGATCAAAGCCGCCCACCAAAAAGGCTGGCTTGATGGAGAAAGGGCCATGCTCGAGTCCCTACTGAGCATCAAAAGGGCCGGTGCAAACATTATCCTGAGCTATTTCGCCAAGGAATTTGCCAAGCTGCAGGGTTAA
- a CDS encoding Dps family protein gives MATNEIGLKVKDSKVLSAKLNKLLANYEIYYQNLRNFHWNVSGPNFFELHAKFEELYNAANEAIDETAERILTLGERPLSSFAEYIEEAAIKEAKKVTDPKSMVENVRDNLNTLLTLERETLEIASAQGDEGTVTLMSDYITSKEKVVWMLSAYLR, from the coding sequence ATGGCAACTAACGAAATCGGATTAAAAGTAAAAGATAGCAAAGTTTTATCAGCCAAACTCAACAAACTGCTGGCAAACTATGAAATCTATTACCAAAACCTCAGGAATTTTCACTGGAATGTCTCTGGCCCGAATTTCTTTGAACTGCACGCAAAGTTTGAGGAATTGTACAACGCCGCCAACGAGGCCATTGATGAAACGGCCGAAAGAATCCTTACACTGGGCGAAAGGCCATTGAGCTCCTTTGCAGAATACATCGAGGAAGCAGCCATCAAAGAGGCCAAAAAAGTAACCGATCCCAAAAGCATGGTGGAAAATGTCCGCGACAACCTGAACACCTTGCTTACGCTGGAACGGGAAACACTGGAAATCGCCAGTGCTCAAGGAGATGAAGGAACAGTCACCCTCATGAGTGATTATATCACTTCAAAAGAAAAAGTGGTTTGGATGCTCTCTGCATACCTTAGGTAA